In Taeniopygia guttata chromosome Z, bTaeGut7.mat, whole genome shotgun sequence, one genomic interval encodes:
- the MYORG gene encoding myogenesis-regulating glycosidase, which translates to MDTRLTHRSGKHGNLKEDAKEGHLTENVTPVKPSKELRPMLGTILLGLILFIAAVVAWCYYTVSLRKAERLKTELMDLRADGFIIRNQHGEVVFRLAFRSGNLDLESCSKEGEILSCSRSSQGPLNFFIQTVKPKDTVMCYRVRWEELAAGPAVEHTMFWEDAHWYGGSEMSIQHWPIRLAGYQEPMPYVTSDVYSFRDSFGGILERYWLSSKAAAIKINDSVPFHLGFNATERALFFQARYKDSPYKPPPGQQPFPELSYRVCVGSDITSIHKYMVRRYFNKPSKIPAENAFRYPIWSTWALYKNDIDQDKLLRFAEKIKKYHFNCSHIEIDDMYTQAYGDFDFDPVKFPNVTEMFAKLREDGFKVTLWTHPFINYNSSNFGVGIERQLFIKEPSGRLPAMVEWWNGIGAILDFTNPAARDWFQSHLRQLRHKYGISSFKFDAGETSYLPKQFSTFRPLSDPSIWSRRYTEMAIPFYELAEVRVGYQSQNISCFFRIIDRDSVWGYELGLKSLIPTVLTISMLGYPFVLPDMIGGNFLPNKTEGAVEIPNRELYVRWLELSAFMPSMQFSIPPWLYDKEVVEIAQKFTQLHESLVAPLLLELAGEVTDTGDPIIRPIWWISPRDEATHRIDSQFLIGDTLMVAPVLEMGKQERDVYLPAGKWRSYKGELFEKTPVLLTDYPVDLDEVAYFLWVS; encoded by the coding sequence ATGGACACTCGGCTTACCCACCGCTCAGGAAAACATGGAAACTTAAAGGAGGATGCCAAAGAAGGGCACTTGACTGAAAATGTAACACCAGTGAAGCCCTCCAAGGAGCTGAGGCCAATGCTGGGCACCATCTTGCTGGGCCTCATCCTGTTCATTGCTGCTGTGGTGGCCTGGTGCTACTACACGGTGTCCCTGAGGAAGGCAGAGCGGCTCAAGACGGAGCTGATGGACCTGCGGGCAGACGGCTTCATCATCCGCAACCAGCACGGGGAGGTGGTGTTCCGGCTGGCCTTCCGCTCAGGCAACCTGGACCTGGAATCATGCTCCAAGGAGGGCGAGATCCTGAGCTGCTCGCGCTCAAGCCAGGGGCCGCTCAACTTCTTCATCCAGACGGTGAAGCCCAAGGACACGGTGATGTGCTACCGCGTGCGCTGGGAGGAGCTGGCGGCCGGCCCGGCCGTGGAGCACACCATGTTCTGGGAGGACGCCCACTGGTACGGGGGCTCAGAGATGAGCATCCAGCACTGGCCCATCCGCCTGGCCGGCTACCAGGAGCCCATGCCCTACGTGACCAGCGATGTCTACTCCTTCCGCGACAGCTTTGGTGGCATCCTCGAGCGCTACTGGCTCTCGTCCAAGGCGGCGGCCATCAAGATCAACGACTCCGTGCCCTTCCACTTGGGCTTCAATGCCACCGAGCGTGCCCTCTTCTTCCAGGCCCGCTACAAGGACTCACCCTACAAGCCCCCACCAGGCCAGCAGCCCTTCCCCGAGCTCAGCTACCGTGTCTGCGTGGGTTCCGACATCACCTCCATCCACAAGTACATGGTGCGCAGGTACTTCAACAAGCCCTCCAAGATCCCTGCTGAGAACGCCTTCCGATACCCCATATGGTCCACCTGGGCCCTCTACAAGAATGATATCGACCAAGATAAACTCCTGCGGTTTGCTGAAAAGATCAAGAAATACCATTTTAACTGCAGCCACATTGAGATTGATGACATGTACACCCAAGCCTATGGGGACTTTGACTTCGACCCTGTCAAGTTCCCCAATGTAACAGAAATGTTTGCAAAGCTGAGGGAAGATGGGTTTAAGGTCACTCTGTGGACTCACCCTTTCATAAACTACAATTCCTCCAATTTTGGTGTGGGGATTGAGCGTCAGCTGTTCATCAAGGAGCCGTCAGGGCGGCTGCCAGCCATGGTGGAGTGGTGGAACGGCATTGGGGCCATTCTGGACTTCACCAACCCAGCAGCCCGTGACTGGTTTCAGAGCCACCTGCGCCAGCTCCGGCACAAGTATGGCATCTCATCCTTTAAGTTTGACGCGGGCGAGACCAGCTACCTGCCCAAGCAGTTCAGCACCTTCCGCCCGTTGTCGGACCCCAGCATCTGGTCCCGGCGCTACACGGAGATGGCCATCCCCTTCTACGAGCTGGCCGAGGTGCGCGTGGGCTACCAGTCACAGAACATCTCCTGCTTCTTCCGCATCATTGACCGTGACTCTGTCTGGGGCTACGAGCTTGGCCTCAAGTCCCTCATCCCCACTGTCCTCACCATCAGCATGCTGGGGTACCCATTTGTACTGCCAGATATGATTGGAGGAAACTTCCTCCCCAATAAGACCGAGGGGGCGGTGGAGATCCCCAACCGGGAGCTGTACGTGCGCTGGCTGGAGCTGTCAgccttcatgccctccatgcAGTTCTCCATCCCGCCCTGGCTCTATGacaaggaggtggtggagatCGCACAGAAGTTCACGCAGCTCCATGAGTCCCTGGTGGCCccgctgctgctggagctggcaggggaGGTCACCGACACGGGCGACCCCATCATCCGTCCCATCTGGTGGATCTCGCCCCGTGACGAAGCCACTCACCGGATTGACTCCCAGTTCCTCATTGGGGACACCCTGATGGTGGCTCCTGTGCTGGAGATGGGCAAGCAGGAGCGGGATGTCTACCTGCCAGCAGGCAAGTGGCGCAGCTACAAGGGAGAGCTGTTTGAGAAGACCCCGGTGCTGCTCACCGACTATCCTGTTGACCTGGATGAAGTTGCCTATTTCCTCTGGGTTTCCTAA